In a genomic window of Streptomyces roseoviridis:
- a CDS encoding response regulator transcription factor: MADGFGPVHGGREPHGTVNSEVPDSATGATRDEPIRVLVVDDHALFRRGLEIVLAQEEDIQVVGEAGDGAEAVDKAADLLPDIILMDVRMPKRGGIEACTSIKEVAPSAKIIMLTISDEEADLYDAIKAGATGYLLKEISTDEVATAIRAVADGQSQISPSMASKLLTEFKSMIQRTDERRLVPAPRLTDRELEVLKLVATGMNNRDIAKELFISENTVKNHVRNILEKLQLHSRMEAVVYAMREKILEIR, from the coding sequence ATGGCGGACGGCTTCGGGCCGGTGCACGGCGGGCGAGAGCCCCACGGCACGGTGAATTCGGAGGTACCGGATTCGGCCACCGGCGCGACGCGGGACGAGCCGATCCGGGTTCTGGTCGTGGACGATCACGCCCTTTTCCGCCGCGGTCTGGAGATCGTCCTCGCGCAGGAGGAGGACATCCAGGTCGTCGGAGAGGCGGGAGACGGCGCCGAGGCCGTCGACAAGGCGGCGGATCTCCTTCCCGACATCATCCTCATGGACGTCAGGATGCCCAAGCGCGGCGGGATCGAGGCGTGTACCTCCATCAAGGAGGTGGCGCCCAGCGCGAAGATCATCATGCTGACGATCAGCGACGAGGAGGCCGACCTCTACGACGCGATCAAGGCGGGCGCGACCGGCTACCTCCTCAAGGAGATCTCCACCGACGAGGTCGCCACCGCGATCCGCGCGGTCGCCGACGGCCAGTCGCAGATCAGCCCCTCGATGGCGTCGAAGCTGCTGACCGAGTTCAAGTCGATGATCCAGCGCACCGACGAGCGCCGGCTCGTGCCCGCGCCCCGGCTGACCGACCGCGAGCTGGAGGTCCTCAAGCTCGTCGCGACCGGGATGAACAACCGGGACATCGCCAAGGAGCTGTTCATCTCCGAGAACACGGTGAAGAACCACGTCCGCAACATCCTGGAGAAGCTCCAGTTGCACTCCCGCATGGAAGCCGTGGTCTACGCGATGCGGGAGAAGATCCTCGAGATCCGCTGA
- a CDS encoding winged helix-turn-helix domain-containing protein: MTIAAPRPAAELSADEARRIALRAQGFLGAPDRRGGVRGVLRHLGQVQLDTISVLARSHELIPYARLGAVGRRTVEDAYWTEGHAFEYWSHAACILPVEEWPLFAFRRRAYRDRPHWGHELADGAYEAVIAQLRAEGPQTATELGGAKNKGEWWDWSDSKIAVERALMYGEVVVTERRGWKRVYDLAERAIPDALLHDDLDDRECLRRLVRQAGEALGVGTRADIADYHRIKTEAFDSVVADSGLVPVTVAGWGKPAWADPAALASEPRGRHRTTLLSPFDSLIWERARTERIFGFTHRLEAYVPKPKRVYGYFAMPVLSRGRLVGRVDPARDGRTLVARQVSLESAKAVPAVARALREAAEWVGCDAVAVERVDAPELAPELVKALA, translated from the coding sequence ATGACGATCGCCGCGCCTCGCCCCGCCGCCGAACTGTCCGCCGACGAAGCCCGCCGGATCGCCCTGCGGGCCCAGGGGTTCCTCGGAGCCCCCGACCGGCGGGGCGGGGTCAGGGGCGTGCTGCGGCACCTCGGGCAGGTCCAGCTGGACACCATCTCGGTCCTCGCCCGCTCGCACGAGCTGATCCCGTACGCGCGCCTGGGCGCCGTCGGCCGCCGCACCGTCGAGGACGCCTACTGGACCGAGGGCCACGCCTTCGAGTACTGGTCGCACGCCGCCTGCATCCTCCCCGTCGAGGAGTGGCCGCTGTTCGCCTTCCGCCGCCGCGCCTACCGCGACCGCCCCCACTGGGGCCACGAGCTGGCGGACGGCGCGTACGAGGCGGTGATCGCGCAGCTCAGGGCGGAGGGACCGCAGACCGCCACCGAGCTCGGCGGTGCCAAGAACAAGGGCGAGTGGTGGGACTGGTCCGATTCGAAGATCGCCGTCGAGCGGGCCCTGATGTACGGCGAGGTGGTGGTCACCGAGCGGCGCGGCTGGAAGCGGGTGTACGACCTGGCCGAGCGGGCCATCCCCGACGCGCTGCTCCACGACGACCTGGACGACCGGGAGTGCCTGCGCCGGCTCGTACGGCAGGCGGGCGAGGCGCTCGGCGTCGGCACCCGCGCGGACATCGCCGACTACCACCGGATCAAGACGGAGGCGTTCGACTCGGTGGTGGCGGACTCGGGCCTGGTCCCGGTGACGGTCGCGGGCTGGGGCAAACCGGCCTGGGCCGATCCGGCCGCGCTCGCGAGCGAGCCGCGCGGCCGGCACCGCACCACGCTGCTCTCGCCGTTCGACTCGCTGATCTGGGAGCGGGCCCGCACGGAGCGGATCTTCGGCTTCACCCACCGGCTCGAGGCGTATGTGCCCAAGCCGAAGCGGGTGTACGGGTACTTCGCGATGCCCGTCCTGTCCCGCGGCCGGCTGGTCGGCCGGGTGGACCCGGCGCGCGACGGCCGCACCCTGGTCGCCCGGCAGGTCTCCCTGGAGAGCGCCAAGGCGGTGCCCGCGGTGGCGCGCGCGCTCCGCGAGGCCGCCGAGTGGGTGGGCTGCGACGCGGTGGCCGTGGAGCGGGTGGACGCCCCGGAGCTCGCGCCCGAGCTGGTGAAGGCCCTCGCCTGA
- a CDS encoding GNAT family protein has product MEPITLTTDRLRLRPFTAADVDAVDAACQDPDIQRWTQVPSPYTRADAELFVTRLVPDGWREDKEYSFAVEPLEGGPLLAAAGLHARGEGVREVGFWGTKEHRGHGYMTEAVEALARWAFTSLGVHRLLWRAEVGNAPSRAVAERAGFTLEGVERAGLVNKGTARDAWIASLLPSDLGLPSPLPYLPAKAGAES; this is encoded by the coding sequence ATGGAGCCGATCACCCTGACCACCGACCGCCTGCGCCTGCGCCCCTTCACGGCCGCCGACGTGGACGCCGTCGACGCCGCCTGCCAGGACCCCGACATCCAGCGCTGGACGCAGGTGCCCTCGCCCTACACCCGCGCGGACGCCGAGCTCTTCGTCACCCGCCTCGTCCCGGACGGCTGGCGGGAGGACAAGGAGTACTCCTTCGCCGTCGAGCCCCTGGAGGGCGGGCCGCTGCTCGCCGCCGCCGGCCTGCACGCGAGGGGCGAGGGCGTGCGGGAGGTCGGCTTCTGGGGCACCAAGGAGCACCGCGGCCACGGCTACATGACGGAGGCCGTCGAGGCGCTGGCCCGCTGGGCCTTCACCTCCCTCGGCGTCCACCGCCTGCTGTGGCGCGCCGAGGTCGGCAACGCGCCCTCGCGCGCGGTGGCCGAGCGGGCCGGCTTCACCCTGGAGGGCGTCGAGCGGGCCGGACTGGTCAACAAGGGCACGGCCCGCGACGCCTGGATCGCCTCGCTGCTGCCCTCCGACCTCGGCCTGCCCTCGCCGCTGCCCTACCTGCCGGCGAAGGCCGGGGCGGAGTCCTGA
- the secA gene encoding preprotein translocase subunit SecA, with product MSVFHKLMRAGEGKILRKLHRIADQVNSIEEDFVNLSDAELRALTEEYKERYANGESLDDLLPEAFATVREAAKRVLGQRHYDVQIMGGAALHLGYVAEMKTGEGKTLVGTLPAYLNALSGKGVHLITVNDYLAERDSEMMGRVHKFLGLTVGCILANMTPAQRREQYACDITYGTNNEFGFDYLRDNMAWSQDELVQRGHNFACVDEVDSILVDEARTPLIISGPADQATKWYADFAKLVTRLTRGEPGNPLKGIEETGDYEVDEKKRTVGIHESGVAKVEDWLGIDNLYESVNTPLVGYLNNAIKAKELFKKDKDYVVIDGEVMIVDEHTGRILAGRRYNEGMHQAIEAKEGVQIKDENQTLATITLQNFFRLYDKLSGMTGTAMTEAAEFHQIYKLGVVPIPTNKPMQRKDQPDLIYRTEVAKFAAVVDDIAEKHEKGQPVLVGTTSVEKSEYLSQQLSKRGIPHEVLNAKHHEREAAIVAQAGRKGAVTVATNMAGRGTDIKLGGNPDDLAEAELRQAGLDPVEHVEEWAAALPGALERAEKAVKAEFEEVKELGGLYVLGTERHESRRIDNQLRGRSGRQGDPGESRFYLSLGDDLMRLFKAQMVERVMAMANVPDDVPIENKMVTRAIASAQAQVESQNFETRKNVLKYDEVLNRQREVIYGERRRVLEGEDLHEQIRHFMDDTIDDYIRQETAEGFAEEWDLDRLWTAFKQLYPCKITIEELEEAVGDRAGITAEFIAESVKNDIHEQYDAREKQLGSEIMRELERRVVLSVLDRKWREHLYEMDYLQEGIGLRAMAQKDPLVEYQREGFDMFTAMMEGIKEESVGYLFNLEVQVEQQVEEVPVQDAAPSLQKDAVPAGAGRPEIRAKGLDAPQRPDRLHFTAPKVDGDGSVVEGDFATDGGVDAGDGMTRAERRKAQKNAGGRRRKK from the coding sequence GTGTCCGTCTTCCACAAGCTCATGCGTGCAGGCGAAGGCAAGATCCTGCGCAAACTGCACCGCATCGCGGACCAGGTCAACTCCATCGAAGAGGACTTCGTCAACCTCTCCGACGCCGAGTTGCGGGCGCTCACCGAGGAGTACAAGGAGCGCTACGCCAACGGCGAGAGCCTCGACGACCTGCTCCCGGAGGCGTTCGCGACCGTCCGAGAGGCGGCCAAGCGCGTGCTGGGCCAGCGCCACTACGACGTGCAGATCATGGGCGGCGCGGCCCTCCACCTCGGCTACGTCGCCGAGATGAAGACCGGTGAGGGCAAGACCCTCGTCGGCACGCTCCCGGCCTACCTGAACGCGCTGTCCGGCAAGGGCGTACACCTGATCACGGTGAACGACTACCTGGCCGAGCGCGACTCCGAGATGATGGGCCGCGTCCACAAGTTCCTGGGCCTGACCGTCGGCTGCATCCTGGCGAACATGACGCCGGCCCAGCGCCGCGAGCAGTACGCCTGCGACATCACGTACGGCACGAACAACGAGTTCGGCTTCGACTACCTCCGCGACAACATGGCGTGGTCCCAGGACGAGCTCGTCCAGCGCGGCCACAACTTCGCCTGTGTCGACGAGGTCGACTCCATCCTCGTCGACGAGGCCCGTACGCCGCTGATCATCTCCGGTCCCGCGGACCAGGCCACCAAGTGGTACGCCGACTTCGCCAAGCTGGTCACCCGCCTCACCCGGGGCGAGCCCGGCAACCCGCTCAAGGGCATCGAGGAGACCGGCGACTACGAGGTCGACGAGAAGAAGCGCACCGTCGGCATCCACGAGTCGGGCGTCGCCAAGGTCGAGGACTGGCTGGGCATCGACAACCTCTACGAGTCGGTGAACACCCCGCTCGTCGGCTACCTCAACAACGCGATCAAGGCCAAGGAACTCTTCAAGAAGGACAAGGACTACGTCGTCATCGACGGCGAGGTCATGATCGTCGACGAGCACACCGGCCGTATCCTCGCCGGCCGCCGCTACAACGAGGGCATGCACCAGGCGATCGAGGCGAAGGAAGGGGTGCAGATCAAGGACGAGAACCAGACCCTCGCCACGATCACCCTGCAGAACTTCTTCCGCCTCTACGACAAGCTCTCCGGCATGACCGGTACGGCCATGACCGAGGCGGCCGAGTTCCACCAGATCTACAAGCTGGGCGTCGTCCCGATCCCGACGAACAAGCCCATGCAGCGCAAGGACCAGCCGGACCTGATCTACCGGACCGAGGTCGCCAAGTTCGCCGCCGTCGTCGACGACATCGCGGAGAAGCACGAGAAGGGCCAGCCGGTCCTCGTCGGCACCACCTCGGTCGAGAAGTCCGAGTACCTCTCGCAGCAGCTCAGCAAGCGCGGCATCCCGCACGAGGTGCTGAACGCCAAGCACCACGAGCGCGAGGCCGCGATCGTCGCGCAGGCGGGCCGCAAGGGCGCCGTCACCGTCGCGACGAACATGGCCGGCCGCGGTACGGACATCAAGCTCGGCGGCAACCCGGACGACCTCGCCGAGGCCGAGCTGCGGCAGGCGGGCCTGGACCCGGTCGAGCACGTCGAGGAGTGGGCGGCCGCCCTTCCCGGCGCGCTGGAGCGGGCCGAGAAGGCCGTGAAGGCGGAGTTCGAGGAGGTCAAGGAGCTCGGTGGCCTGTACGTCCTCGGCACCGAGCGCCACGAGTCCCGTCGTATCGACAACCAGCTGCGCGGCCGTTCCGGCCGTCAGGGCGACCCGGGCGAGTCCCGCTTCTACCTGTCGCTGGGCGACGACCTGATGCGCCTGTTCAAGGCGCAGATGGTCGAGCGCGTGATGGCGATGGCGAACGTGCCGGACGACGTGCCCATCGAGAACAAGATGGTCACGCGGGCCATCGCGTCCGCGCAGGCGCAGGTCGAGAGCCAGAACTTCGAGACCCGCAAGAACGTCCTGAAGTACGACGAGGTCCTCAACCGGCAGCGCGAGGTCATCTACGGCGAGCGCCGCCGCGTCCTGGAGGGCGAGGACCTGCACGAGCAGATCCGCCACTTCATGGACGACACGATCGACGACTACATCCGCCAGGAGACCGCCGAGGGCTTCGCCGAGGAGTGGGACCTGGACCGGCTGTGGACCGCGTTCAAGCAGCTCTACCCGTGCAAGATCACGATCGAGGAGCTGGAGGAGGCGGTCGGCGACCGGGCCGGCATCACCGCCGAGTTCATCGCCGAGTCGGTCAAGAACGACATCCACGAGCAGTACGACGCGCGGGAGAAGCAGCTCGGCTCCGAGATCATGCGTGAGCTGGAGCGGCGGGTCGTGCTGTCGGTCCTCGACCGCAAGTGGCGCGAGCACCTCTACGAGATGGACTACCTCCAGGAGGGCATCGGCCTGCGCGCGATGGCGCAGAAGGACCCGCTGGTCGAGTACCAGCGCGAGGGCTTCGACATGTTCACCGCGATGATGGAGGGCATCAAGGAGGAGTCCGTCGGCTACCTGTTCAACCTGGAGGTCCAGGTCGAGCAGCAGGTCGAGGAGGTCCCGGTGCAGGACGCGGCCCCTTCGCTCCAGAAGGACGCCGTTCCCGCGGGCGCCGGCCGCCCGGAGATCCGCGCCAAGGGCCTGGACGCCCCGCAGCGCCCCGACCGGCTGCACTTCACCGCGCCGAAGGTCGACGGTGACGGCTCGGTCGTCGAGGGCGACTTCGCGACGGACGGCGGGGTGGACGCGGGCGACGGCATGACGCGTGCGGAGCGCCGCAAGGCGCAGAAGAACGCGGGCGGGCGCCGCCGCAAGAAGTAG
- a CDS encoding Rv3235 family protein, which translates to MTTHTRHPAGPAGTHPRGRASTGPRRAQPPHIMFAERLLAVLSGERPVHWMLGHTIGEAYEQLVRLAPATPLRSTGPRPVLRRCSAHLPGHTDAVEACATITTGDRVRAMAFRLERGADRRWRCAAVELDGLPGQGQG; encoded by the coding sequence ATGACCACGCACACCCGACACCCGGCCGGCCCGGCAGGCACCCACCCGCGCGGCCGCGCGAGCACCGGACCGAGGCGGGCCCAGCCGCCGCACATCATGTTCGCCGAGCGCCTGCTCGCCGTCCTGAGCGGCGAACGCCCGGTCCACTGGATGCTCGGCCACACCATCGGCGAGGCATACGAGCAGCTCGTCCGGCTCGCCCCGGCCACCCCGCTCCGCTCCACCGGCCCCCGCCCCGTCCTGCGCCGCTGCTCCGCCCACCTCCCGGGCCACACCGACGCCGTGGAAGCCTGCGCCACCATCACCACCGGCGACCGCGTCCGCGCCATGGCCTTCCGCCTCGAACGCGGCGCGGACCGCCGCTGGCGCTGCGCCGCGGTGGAACTGGACGGGCTTCCGGGACAGGGACAGGGATAG
- a CDS encoding DUF6912 family protein: protein MRVYVPLTLPGLAQAHKAGELGPGPLTAYAVTPALREWYVSDDIEELEYAALNRAAAASLRMLAGDPEAARRRVVVAVDVPDKDAVVDPDRGLDASSLGEVRIASAVPLAKAAAVHADADDAEADVSAAADALGAADQGDDDAQFVVDGAEDHELLWYGVQEIPGLLG from the coding sequence ATGCGCGTGTACGTCCCCCTGACCCTCCCCGGTCTCGCACAGGCGCACAAGGCGGGCGAGCTCGGGCCAGGGCCGCTCACCGCCTACGCCGTCACCCCCGCGCTGCGCGAGTGGTACGTCTCCGACGACATCGAGGAGCTGGAGTACGCCGCCCTCAACCGCGCCGCCGCCGCCTCGCTCCGGATGCTCGCGGGCGACCCCGAGGCCGCCCGGCGCCGGGTCGTCGTCGCCGTGGACGTCCCCGACAAGGACGCCGTCGTCGACCCCGACCGCGGGCTGGACGCGAGCTCCCTCGGCGAGGTCCGCATCGCCTCGGCCGTACCGCTGGCCAAGGCCGCCGCCGTGCACGCCGACGCGGACGACGCCGAGGCGGACGTCTCGGCCGCCGCCGACGCGCTCGGGGCCGCCGACCAGGGCGACGACGACGCGCAGTTCGTCGTCGACGGCGCCGAGGACCACGAGCTGCTCTGGTACGGCGTGCAGGAAATCCCGGGGCTGCTCGGCTGA
- a CDS encoding HAD family hydrolase codes for MGKHAKHLVWDWNGTLLDDIAAVIGATNAAFAELGLEPITLERYRELYTVPVPKFYERLMGRLPTDEEWLVMDDAFHRHYWVRAEVCGLTAGAAELLAARQASGFTQSLLSLAPHEELVPLVRRHGIAERFVRVDGRTDRSTDGKSGHMVRHLLALGDVPAERIVVIGDAADDARAAAHVGAKAVLYTGGSHSRRSLQAAGVPVVDSLEEAVAVAEELV; via the coding sequence ATGGGGAAGCACGCGAAGCACCTGGTCTGGGACTGGAACGGCACTCTGCTCGACGACATCGCCGCCGTCATCGGCGCGACCAACGCCGCATTCGCCGAACTGGGGCTCGAACCGATCACCCTGGAGCGGTACCGCGAGCTCTACACCGTGCCGGTGCCCAAGTTCTACGAGCGGCTGATGGGGCGCCTGCCCACCGACGAGGAATGGCTCGTCATGGACGACGCCTTCCACCGGCACTACTGGGTCAGGGCCGAGGTCTGCGGGCTCACCGCCGGCGCCGCGGAGCTGCTCGCCGCGCGGCAGGCGTCCGGGTTCACCCAGTCGCTGCTCTCGCTCGCGCCCCACGAGGAGCTGGTTCCGCTGGTGCGCCGGCACGGGATCGCCGAGCGGTTCGTCCGGGTCGACGGGCGCACCGACCGCTCCACCGACGGCAAGTCCGGGCACATGGTGCGGCACCTGTTGGCGCTCGGCGACGTGCCGGCCGAGCGGATCGTCGTCATCGGCGACGCGGCGGACGACGCCCGCGCGGCGGCGCACGTGGGCGCCAAGGCGGTGCTCTACACCGGCGGCTCGCACAGCCGTCGCAGTCTGCAGGCGGCGGGCGTCCCCGTCGTCGACTCCCTCGAAGAGGCCGTCGCCGTCGCGGAGGAGCTGGTCTAG
- a CDS encoding DJ-1/PfpI family protein, with translation MAKILIVTGDAAESLEVLYPYQRLLEEGYEVDIAAPARKRLRFVVHDFEPGYDTYTEKPGYTWPADLAFSEVDPGAYAAVVVPGGRAPEYLRNDPELRKILKSFFDADKPVAQICHGPLLTAAVGSLEGRRVTAYPALELDMQAAGATFRDTAAVVDGRLVSSRAWPDHPMWMREFLKVLRETED, from the coding sequence ATGGCGAAGATCTTGATCGTGACCGGGGACGCGGCGGAGTCGCTGGAGGTGCTGTACCCGTACCAGCGACTGCTCGAAGAGGGGTACGAGGTCGACATCGCGGCCCCGGCCCGCAAGCGGCTGCGGTTCGTGGTCCACGACTTCGAGCCGGGCTACGACACGTACACCGAGAAGCCCGGCTACACCTGGCCCGCCGACCTGGCCTTCTCGGAGGTCGACCCGGGCGCCTACGCGGCCGTGGTCGTCCCGGGCGGCCGGGCACCGGAGTACCTGCGCAACGACCCGGAGCTGCGCAAGATCCTCAAGTCCTTCTTCGACGCCGACAAACCGGTCGCCCAGATCTGTCACGGGCCCCTCCTGACGGCGGCCGTGGGGAGTCTGGAAGGCCGCCGGGTCACCGCGTACCCCGCCCTCGAACTCGACATGCAGGCCGCGGGCGCCACGTTCCGGGACACGGCGGCGGTGGTGGACGGCCGCCTGGTGTCGTCGCGGGCGTGGCCGGACCACCCGATGTGGATGCGGGAGTTCCTGAAGGTGCTGAGGGAGACGGAGGACTGA